Proteins encoded in a region of the Flavobacteriaceae bacterium HL-DH10 genome:
- a CDS encoding hemolysin family protein, which yields MSIYVLIIIVSLILSAFFSGMEIAYISSNKIHIEIEKKQEGILAKVLAKLTAKPSKFITTMLIGNNIALVIYGFFMGDLLVDWFQSLLPTSYTFTDAMLTDFSLLTQTIISTIVILITAEFLPKVFFQIYANSLIKALAIPAYVFYVLFTFVSDFVIWISDIILKTFFKTEGDQIQLAFTKLELVNYISEQMESVEEHDDVDSEIQIFQNALEFSEVKAREVMVPRTEIIAVEITDSVKSLNALFTETGRTKILIYKDTIDDILGYVHSFELFKKTKDIKSMIMPVEFVPETVLVKDVLNVLTKKRKSIAVVLDEYGGTSGIMTVEDIVEELFGEIEDEHDTIDLIEERIDESTFKFSARLEVDYLNEAYKLNLPESENYETLGGLVVNHTEEIPEQNEIVKIDNFQFEILEVSNTKIDMLQLKLLEED from the coding sequence ATGAGTATTTATGTACTTATTATAATTGTATCCTTAATTCTTTCGGCTTTTTTTTCAGGAATGGAGATTGCATATATATCTTCAAATAAAATTCATATTGAAATTGAAAAAAAACAAGAAGGAATACTAGCTAAAGTTTTAGCTAAGTTAACAGCAAAACCTTCTAAATTTATTACAACGATGCTTATTGGCAACAATATAGCACTTGTAATTTATGGGTTTTTTATGGGAGATTTATTGGTAGATTGGTTTCAATCACTGTTACCAACATCCTATACTTTTACAGATGCTATGTTAACAGATTTTAGTTTGCTAACACAAACTATTATATCTACAATTGTTATATTAATAACAGCAGAGTTTTTACCTAAAGTCTTTTTTCAAATTTATGCCAATTCATTAATAAAAGCTTTGGCTATTCCTGCATATGTTTTTTATGTGTTATTTACATTTGTTTCAGATTTTGTTATTTGGATTTCAGACATTATTTTAAAAACCTTTTTTAAAACTGAAGGCGATCAAATTCAACTCGCATTTACAAAATTAGAGTTAGTTAATTATATAAGTGAGCAAATGGAGTCTGTTGAAGAACATGATGACGTTGATTCCGAAATACAGATTTTTCAAAATGCGTTAGAGTTTTCAGAAGTAAAAGCACGCGAAGTGATGGTGCCTCGTACCGAAATTATCGCTGTTGAAATTACAGATTCTGTAAAATCTTTAAATGCGCTTTTTACAGAAACAGGACGTACCAAAATATTAATATATAAAGATACTATTGATGATATTTTAGGGTACGTACACTCTTTTGAGTTGTTTAAAAAAACAAAGGACATCAAGTCTATGATTATGCCTGTAGAGTTTGTTCCTGAAACGGTGCTTGTTAAAGATGTGCTTAATGTGCTAACAAAAAAGCGAAAAAGCATAGCGGTTGTTTTAGATGAATATGGTGGTACATCTGGTATTATGACGGTAGAAGATATTGTTGAAGAATTATTTGGGGAAATTGAAGATGAGCATGATACCATAGATTTAATTGAAGAGAGAATAGATGAATCTACGTTTAAATTTTCAGCACGTTTAGAAGTTGATTATCTAAATGAAGCATACAAGTTAAATCTTCCAGAAAGTGAGAATTATGAAACTTTAGGTGGTTTAGTGGTTAATCATACAGAAGAAATACCAGAGCAGAATGAGATTGTGAAAATCGATAATTTTCAATTTGAAATATTAGAAGTGTCAAACACAAAAATCGATATGCTACAACTAAAACTTTTAGAAGAAGATTAA